One window of the Cryptomeria japonica chromosome 7, Sugi_1.0, whole genome shotgun sequence genome contains the following:
- the LOC131046478 gene encoding disease resistance protein Roq1, giving the protein MASSSSSSSKRKREMEENAFEGMTLTPLSATPASDPAFHRYDVFINHRGPDVKNTLASVLHQFLQYLGLKVFLDYPELQPGDPLPATIQQAIRSSQVHIAIFSPRYAESSWCLTELQLMLNTGAKIVPVFYDGVLYKDLRYTENGVYAHAFDTHEKKGRFTAERISLWKKSLHDVSYISGIDFHLSDGNLGHVYKNIVDTVLNEVSVARNKFKLEVADHPVGLDEVIQELEVKISSIEQNNNGNGKIVGIVGTAGVGKTTLAKEFYNRKYHMFYRSSFLFDVGETHRNKNMMKMQHKLMCDLRIPLSLSSATFEPSSPKEGVGVEMIKSQLERWYSKPLIILDGVDHADQLEALALNEFLNHGALVLVTCRDASVLQSLNDELVKIYEMRGLDPKYARQLFCWHAFRRSHPPKGRERLVETVLKVSGGLPLHLKGMGQEIYPMQKDIDAEL; this is encoded by the exons atggcatcttcttcttcctcctcatcTAAGCGAAAACGTGAAATGGAAGAGAACGCCTTTGAGGGGATGACACTTACGCCTCTTTCTGCTACGCCTGCTAGTGATCCAGCTTTTCATCGCTACGATGTGTTTATTAATCATCGAGGTCCAGATGTGAAAAACACTCTGGCCAGCGTCCTTCACCAGTTTCTACAGTATTTGGGCTTAAAAGTTTTTCTTGATTATCCAGAATTACAACCAGGCGATCCCTTACCCGCCACCATACAACAAGCCATTCGCAGCTCTCAAGTTCATATAGCTATTTTTTCCCCACGCTACGCTGAATCATCCTGGTGTTTGACCGAGCTTCAGCTCATGCTAAATACAGGGGCGAAAATAGTTCCCGTGTTTTATGACGGCGTCTTATATAAAGACCTTCGCTATACTGAAAATGGTGTATATGCCCATGCATTCGATACACATGAAAAAAAGGGTCGGTTTACAGCCGAAAGGATTTCCCTGTGGAAGAAATCCCTTCATGATGTCTCCTACATCAGTGGTATTGATTTCCATCTATCTGATGG GAATCTGGGGCATGTATACAAAAATATTGTCGATACTGTGCTTAATGAAGTGAGTGTGGCTAGAAATAAGTTCAAGTTAGAAGTTGCGGATCATCCGGTTGGACTTGACGAGGTCATTCAAGAGCTTGAGGTGAAAATATCCTCGATTGAACAGAACAACAATGGAAATGGTAAGATTGTGGGGATAGTTGGAACAGCTGGAGTGGGTAAAACGACTTTGGCCAAAGAATTCTACAATCGTAAGTATCACATGTTTTACAGATCAAGCTTTTTATTTGATGTAGGGGAAACCCATCGAAATAAAAATATGATGAAGATGCAACACAAACTGATGTGTGATCTAAGAATTCCTCTTTCACTTTCCTCTGCTACTTTTGAGCCCAGCAGTCCAAAAGAAGGCGTGGGGGTTGAGATGATCAAATCTCAACTTGAACGTTGGTACTCCAAGCCATTAATAATTTTAGATGGAGTTGACCATGCTGATCAGTTGGAAGCATTGGCATTGAATGAATTTTTAAATCACGGGGCACTGGTACTTGTGACTTGTCGTGATGCAAGTGTTTTGCAGTCACTAAATGATGAACTCGTAAAAATTTATGAGATGAGAGGACTTGATCCTAAGTATGCCAGGCAACTCTTTTGCTGGCATGCATTTCGCAGATCACATCCACCTAAAGGACGTGAGAGATTAGTTGAAACCGTTTTGAAAGTTTCAGGTGGCTTGCCGTTGCACCTCAAAGGTATGGGTCAAGAGATTTACCCTATGCAAAAAGATATAGATGCAGAACTATAA